Genomic window (Planococcus sp. MSAK28401):
GCGTTCCGCTTCCGACAACAGGTCGGTTTTCGTCAAGCAAATGACCGGCTGGATATCGAACGATTCAACAGCTACTAGAAAACGGTCCAATAGCAGCGGATGGAAATCGGGCTGTTTGGCCGAAAACACGAGAATCGCTTGGTCGATATTGGCGATCGGCGGGCGCACCAGTTCATTTTTGCGTTCTTCAATATCCAGTATCGTCCCTTCGCGCTCGTTATCCGCTTTGTACTCAACAAAATCCCCGACAAGCGGCGTGATTTGGCGGTTGCGGAAAATCCCGCGGCCGCGGCATTGCGTGTAACGCTCCCCATCTTCATCGAGTACATAATAGAAGCCGCTTAACGCTTTTCTGATCTGACCTTTCGGCATAGCACCACCCCTTATCCTTTATTGTAATTTCCTTAATCGGCGTTCTCGTAGTCCACTGTCTCTTCCAGAATAATCGTCGCATCCCTGACAATTCGGTAAGAAGCACTGCCACCTTCGACAATCTGCATTTCAATCTGGTGTTCGGTCGTCTCCGTGATGGTGAATTCCTCGACGGGTTCGACCATGGTTTGGTTCTGGTCCTGAATATAGACGCGGATTGTCTGCTCAACTGGGTCTTCGCCTTCCTCTGCAGGCTCTGACGGCTCATAAGGAATTTCCACAGTATCGACATAGGTTTTCACCGGCAGTTCCGCGCTGCCGGAAGATAAGACGACTTCAATCGTGCTTCCGACTTCGAGCATCTCCCCGCCAGCGACATTCTGTGACAGCACCAATCCAGCTTCCACGGTATCGGATTCTTCTTCACGGACGATGCGAATATTGAATCCCGACGACCGGGCGTATTCGTTCAATTCCGCTTCCCCGTAGCCACTCAAATCTTCCACTTCACGCATGTCCGGCCCTTTGCTGACAACGAATTCAATTTCCGTTTCACTGATGACAACTTCGGTTCCCGCTTCAGGGACTTGACTCAAGATCGTGCCGGGCGCTTCATCGGAAAATTCCTCACGCACATCCGGCGAAGGAAAATTCGTTCCGTCTAGCATACGCTGTGCCTGTTCAAGCGAGTCGCCGACATAATCACCAAACTCGGTTGTTTCTTTGCCCATGCTAATGAATAGGCTGATGCTTGACTCCGGATCTCGCATTTTCCCCGCTTCTGGGATGGTGCGAATCACATGATTTTCATCAACTTCTTCTGAGAATTGTTCCGATTCTTCCTCAACGACAAAACCCGCAGCGGTTAGCTCTTCGTGTGCCGCTTCCCGTTCCATGCCGGAAACGTCCGGTACAGCTACTTGCCGCGGCTGGAACAATTCAGGAAAAGCAAATGCCAGGATCAAGCCAATTAATACTAAAGCTGCAATAATCGCCAAGACGATCGGTGTCTTCTTGCGTTTTTTCTTTTCAGCTGGTTTTTTCGGCGCTTGTTGATTTTCTTTAATCGGCAGCGCCATCGTTTTGGTCGCATCGGTTTGTTCGTATGTGCCCGAATCTTTGATTGCCGGCATGGCCCGGGTTTCCCCTTCGTCTACCGGTACCGCAAATTTCGGTTCGTTGATTCGCTCTGGCGTGAGTGCCGTCGAAAGATCTTCTGCCATTTCATCCGCTGAGGCATAGCGATATTGCGGATTTTTGGCAGTTGCTTTCAATACGATATTTTCCAAGCTTTGCGGCAGGTCCGGTACGGTCTCCTTCAATGAAGGCGTTTCCGTCTGCAAATGTTTCAAGGCGATGGCCACAGCCGATTCACCTGAAAACGGCAGCTTTCCAGTCAATAATTCATACATGACGATGCCGAGCGAATAAATATCGGATTTTTTATTGGCCGTGCCGCCTCTCGCCTGTTCAGGGGACAAATAATGAACGGTCCCAAGCACTGAATTGGTCTGTGTATAGGAAGTGGCACTTAATGCCATGGCAATGCCGAAATCCGAAATTTTGACATTGCCGTCTTCATCCACCAGCACATTTTGCGGCTTGATGTCCCGGTGGACGATATGGTTATGATGGGCATGTGCAAGCGCCGATGCCAATTGCTTCATGATTTCCACGGCGCGTTCCGGTTCGACCGGAGAATGTTTGATGATGTATTCTTTCAATGTATCTCCAGGTACATACTCCATAACGAGATACGGCAAGGCATTGTCTTCCCCGACATCGAAAATGCTGACGATGTTCGGATGGTCGAGGCTTGTCGAGGACAGCGCTTCCCGTTTGAAGCGGCGCCTCAACTCCTCTTCATTGCCGAAGTCGTAGCGCAGCACTTTGATGGCGACGTCCCGGTCAAGGATCATGTCATGCGCCAAATAGACATTGGACATCCCGCCGCTGCCGATCGCTTCAAGCACCTTATAGCGACCATTGATTCGTTTTCCGACTAACATCGCTACACCTCCTCACCAAGCGCCGTCAACAATACAAATGAAATATTGTCTTCTCCGCCGAGGTCATTGGCCAGCGCGATTAAGGCTTTGCCTTTTTGGGACAGTGAAGCTTTCGAGCGAACAATCGACGACATGTCCCGCTCGCTTAATTTATTGCTCAAACCATCTGTGCATATCAGAAAATAAGCAGTGCCAGCAAGAGAAAAATGGTGCATTTCCCGCTCGATGTCCGGCTCCGTGCCAAGTGAGCGCAAGATCCAGTTTTTCTTCGGATGGTCTTCTGCCTGCTGTTGTGTGATTTCCCCGTTATCGACCAGCACATTGACATAGGAATGGTCCCGCGTTACTTGAGCCATCGACGGGCCGATGACATACGCACGGCTGTCGCCGATATGGCACAGCACGCAATCATCCCCTTCAATCAATGCGGCGATCAGAGTCGTTCCCATCCCTTTGCATTCGCTATGGGTGATGGAATGTTCATAAACAAGCCGGTTGACTTGCAACACTTGTCCAGATAGCCAGGCTGTCTTTTCTTCCGTGGTCAAGAAGGTTTCTTCGTCCGCTTCCATGAATCTTCTGCTGAGCTCATCGACTGCCATACGGCTCGCGACATCCCCCGCATTATGGCCGCCCATGCCGTCTGCGACAAGTGCCAGCAATAACCCGCTGGGGCGTTTGAGCACAGCGACGCGGTCTTCATTGACTTCCCTTTTTCTACCGGTATCGCTTTCAATTACATACTGAAACAATAGTGGACACCCCGCTTTTTAGCTTTCGGCAACTTTGCCGTCGGTTTTTCTGAAGCTTGCGATAAAAAATCCGTCACTCCCGAAATCCTGCGGGAATACTTGGACAAAGCCCTGGCCTTTGCTCTTGAAAGCAGCAGGCAATTCAGCAGGGATCTGTTCCATTTGCGGATGTGTGTTCATGAATTTCTCGGCAGTTCCGCGGTTCTCTTCGGTATCGACCGTACACGTGCTGTAGACGAGAATGCCGCCCGGCTTCAACAGCTTCACCGCTTCATCGAGAAGAGCAAGTTGAATCGTCTGCAAGCGACCGAAATCATCTGGCGTTTTCGTGTATTTGATATCCGGCTTGCGCTTGATGACGCCGAGCCCGCTGCACGGGGCATCCACCAAGATGCGGTCAAATTTTTCTTCGCCGAAGCGCTCGCTGCTGTCCCGGCCGTCTCCGACGGTGGTTTCGATTGTCTGATGGCCTAAGCGCTTGGCGGTTTCTTCAATCAATTTGACTTTATGGGCATGCAAATCCATCGCTAGTACTTTCCCCCGTGCTTCGAGCTTTTCGGCGATGTGGGTCGTCTTCCCGCCAGGTGCCGCGCACATATCAAGGACGTTCATGCCTGGTTCCACTTGCAGGGCATAAGCCGGCAGCATGGAACTTTCGTCTTGTATGGTAATAAAGCCTTTTTCGAATGTTTGCGTGCGCACCGGCTGCCCGCCCGTGACGACGAGGCATTCCGGGATAATCTTGCTCGGTTCGGCAGTCAGCCCTTCCGACTCGAGCATCTCGATCACTTGTGCCGGCGTCGCCTGGACAGTATTGACACGCACCGTCTGAAGCGGCGCTTTATTGTTCTCAAGTGCCATTTCGCGGGCTTTTTGCATGCCGAATTGTTCCGACCAGCGCTTGATCATCCAAGCCGGATGGCTCGTTTCGATGGAAATCTTTTCGATCGGGTCGGCAATTTCATTGAATGAACGCACGCCTGACCGCTGGACGGAGCGCAGAATGCCGTTCACAACAGACGCAATGCCGCCGTGTCCGCGCCGTTTGGCGATTTCCACCGCTTCGTTAATGACGGCATGGAACGGGATGCGGTCCAAGTAAACGATCTGATAGAGCGATAAGCGCAGAAGCGTCCGCACCCATGGATCGAGCTTGCCTTTGATATACGGTTCTAAATAATAATCCAAGGTCATTTGATGCTGCAGCGTGCCATAAGTGATTTCCGTCAACAAGCCTTTATTTTTGGCGGAAATGCCGTAGCTGTCCATTGTCGTATTCAATAAGAGGTTGCTATATGCCTGTTTGTTTTCCACGGCATAGAGAATCGACAATGCTGCATCTCTTACGTTGCCGTGAATTTTTTTGTTTTTCATTCGAATCGGTCTCCTGCCTGTAATTTCGGCCCGCGCAAATAATCTTCAGCCGTCATGCGTTTTTTCCCGGCCGGCTGCAATTCCTTGATGGCAAGCGCTCCTTCGCCCGTTTGGACGATGATGGCATCTTTTGTCAATTCGATGATTTCACCCGGCGCGCCGGTTTTCTGGCTGTCGGCGATTTCCGTCCACCACAGTTTGACATTGGCATCTTCTAAAGTAGTGAATGCGACCGGCCATGGATGCAATCCGCGCACTTGGTTATAAAGCTCGCGTGCGGATTTGTTCCAGTCGATGCGTTCCTGCTCCCGTGAAATATTGCGCGCAAAGGAGACACGCTCTTCGTCTTGAGGGATCCGGGGATTGCTTCCATCAATGATCGATGGCAAGGTCTCCTTCAATAATTCCATTCCTGCCGCACTCAATTTCTTGAACATGCTGCCAGTATGGTCCTTTTCTTCAATCGGCACCGATTTTTGAGAAATGATATCCCCCGCATCCAAGCGGTCGACCATGTACATGATCGTCACGCCGGTTTCTTTTTTGCCATCGATGATCGCTTGGTGGATCGGTGCACCGCCCCGGTATTCCGGAAGCAGCGAGGCGTGCACATTGATGGCGCCCAGTTTCGGTGCTTCAAGTACGGATGTCGGGAGAATTTGACCGAACGCAGCCGTGATAATTAAGTCCGGCTTAAGATCAAGGATTTTTTGCGCCTGTTCGGGATCTTTCAGTTTTTCCGGTTGGTAGACCGGCAAGCCAAGTTCTAACGCTTGTTCTTTCACCGGCGTCGGCGTCAGGATTTTCTTCCTGCCGACAGGGCGGTCGGGCTGTGTGACGACCGAGATGATGTCATATCCTTCATCGGCAAGCATCTTCAAGATTGGAGCCGAAAATGCCGGCGTTCCCATGAAAACAATTTTGGTCAAAGCAAATCCTCCTCTTCCTGCTGGCGGATCATTTCATCCAATTCTTCCTGCGTGACATATTTCTCGATTTTGCTCGTGAACAGCACGCCGTCCAAATGGTCCATTTCGTGAAGGATGGCCCGCGCTTCGTAGCCTTCCGCTTCCAGCTCATACCAGGAGCCGTCGCGTTCCTGGGCTTTGATTTTGATGCGGCCGTGGCGCTCGACTTCGCCGAAAATACCCGGGAAGCTCAAGCAGCCCTCGATATCCATCTCTTTTCCTTCGAATAAAGCGAGTTCCGGGTTGATCATTTCAATCGGTTCCTGCCCTTCCTGAAAATCGACGATCGCGACGCGCAGCGAGACACCTACTTGCGGCGCGGCAATGCCGACGCCGTCCGCTTCGATCATCGTCTCGTGCATATCGTCCAAGAGGACAGCAAGCTCGCGGTCGAATTCAGTGACCGTCTTGCACGGGGTTTCCAATACTTCGTTCGGGTGTTTCACAATTTCACGGATTGCCATTTCTATTCCTCTTTTCTGCTACATGACTGCTGTTGGATTCATGTCGATGGACAAAGTCGCACCCGTTTTGATCCAGTCGCTGCGGTAAATTTTGATTAATTGCTGCAGCACTTCAGCCAGCTTCGGTTCATTTTTGTATTTTATCAAACATTGATAGCGATATCTATTGTTCACACGGGCGATAAGCGATGCGGAAGGCCCGATAATAATGGTTTTGGGCGACAGGCGGTGGCGCAGATATTCGGTCATCTGCTGGGCATATCCCGACACCGTCATCAAATCTTCATGGGTGAACTGGATATTGACGACATAATAATACGGAGGGTATCCGCTCGCCCGCCGCATAGCCATTTCCTGCTCATAGAACGGTTCGTATAATTGGTCTTTTGCGAGCGTAATCGCGTAATGCTCCGGTGTATACGTCTGCACATACACTTCCCCGGGCAATACGTCGCGTCCTGCACGACCGCTCACTTGCGTCAATAATTGGTAGGTTTTCTCGGCTGCACGGAAATCCGGCAAATGCAAAGTCGTATCCGCCGACAAGACACCGACCAAGGTGATATTCGGGAAATCCAAGCCCTTGGCGATCATTTGCGTGCCGAGGAGAATATCGGCTTTGCCTTCGCCGAACGCTGACAAGATCTTTTCATGTGCGCCTTTATTGCGGGTCGTATCGACATCCATACGCAGAACACGCGCATCCGGCACGAGCTTTGCCAGTTCCTCTTCAACTTTTTGTGTCCCTGTGCCGAAAAAGCGGATATGGTCGCTTTCGCATTCCGGGCAAGTCGTCGGCACGGGTTCATCATAGCCGCAATAATGGCATTTCATGCGTTCGCTCGCCCGGTGATAGGTTAGCGAAATATCGCAGTTCGGGCATTGCAGCACCGT
Coding sequences:
- the pknB gene encoding Stk1 family PASTA domain-containing Ser/Thr kinase, giving the protein MLVGKRINGRYKVLEAIGSGGMSNVYLAHDMILDRDVAIKVLRYDFGNEEELRRRFKREALSSTSLDHPNIVSIFDVGEDNALPYLVMEYVPGDTLKEYIIKHSPVEPERAVEIMKQLASALAHAHHNHIVHRDIKPQNVLVDEDGNVKISDFGIAMALSATSYTQTNSVLGTVHYLSPEQARGGTANKKSDIYSLGIVMYELLTGKLPFSGESAVAIALKHLQTETPSLKETVPDLPQSLENIVLKATAKNPQYRYASADEMAEDLSTALTPERINEPKFAVPVDEGETRAMPAIKDSGTYEQTDATKTMALPIKENQQAPKKPAEKKKRKKTPIVLAIIAALVLIGLILAFAFPELFQPRQVAVPDVSGMEREAAHEELTAAGFVVEEESEQFSEEVDENHVIRTIPEAGKMRDPESSISLFISMGKETTEFGDYVGDSLEQAQRMLDGTNFPSPDVREEFSDEAPGTILSQVPEAGTEVVISETEIEFVVSKGPDMREVEDLSGYGEAELNEYARSSGFNIRIVREEESDTVEAGLVLSQNVAGGEMLEVGSTIEVVLSSGSAELPVKTYVDTVEIPYEPSEPAEEGEDPVEQTIRVYIQDQNQTMVEPVEEFTITETTEHQIEMQIVEGGSASYRIVRDATIILEETVDYENAD
- a CDS encoding Stp1/IreP family PP2C-type Ser/Thr phosphatase, with product MFQYVIESDTGRKREVNEDRVAVLKRPSGLLLALVADGMGGHNAGDVASRMAVDELSRRFMEADEETFLTTEEKTAWLSGQVLQVNRLVYEHSITHSECKGMGTTLIAALIEGDDCVLCHIGDSRAYVIGPSMAQVTRDHSYVNVLVDNGEITQQQAEDHPKKNWILRSLGTEPDIEREMHHFSLAGTAYFLICTDGLSNKLSERDMSSIVRSKASLSQKGKALIALANDLGGEDNISFVLLTALGEEV
- the rsmB gene encoding 16S rRNA (cytosine(967)-C(5))-methyltransferase RsmB, with the protein product MKNKKIHGNVRDAALSILYAVENKQAYSNLLLNTTMDSYGISAKNKGLLTEITYGTLQHQMTLDYYLEPYIKGKLDPWVRTLLRLSLYQIVYLDRIPFHAVINEAVEIAKRRGHGGIASVVNGILRSVQRSGVRSFNEIADPIEKISIETSHPAWMIKRWSEQFGMQKAREMALENNKAPLQTVRVNTVQATPAQVIEMLESEGLTAEPSKIIPECLVVTGGQPVRTQTFEKGFITIQDESSMLPAYALQVEPGMNVLDMCAAPGGKTTHIAEKLEARGKVLAMDLHAHKVKLIEETAKRLGHQTIETTVGDGRDSSERFGEEKFDRILVDAPCSGLGVIKRKPDIKYTKTPDDFGRLQTIQLALLDEAVKLLKPGGILVYSTCTVDTEENRGTAEKFMNTHPQMEQIPAELPAAFKSKGQGFVQVFPQDFGSDGFFIASFRKTDGKVAES
- the fmt gene encoding methionyl-tRNA formyltransferase, producing MTKIVFMGTPAFSAPILKMLADEGYDIISVVTQPDRPVGRKKILTPTPVKEQALELGLPVYQPEKLKDPEQAQKILDLKPDLIITAAFGQILPTSVLEAPKLGAINVHASLLPEYRGGAPIHQAIIDGKKETGVTIMYMVDRLDAGDIISQKSVPIEEKDHTGSMFKKLSAAGMELLKETLPSIIDGSNPRIPQDEERVSFARNISREQERIDWNKSARELYNQVRGLHPWPVAFTTLEDANVKLWWTEIADSQKTGAPGEIIELTKDAIIVQTGEGALAIKELQPAGKKRMTAEDYLRGPKLQAGDRFE
- the def gene encoding peptide deformylase; this encodes MAIREIVKHPNEVLETPCKTVTEFDRELAVLLDDMHETMIEADGVGIAAPQVGVSLRVAIVDFQEGQEPIEMINPELALFEGKEMDIEGCLSFPGIFGEVERHGRIKIKAQERDGSWYELEAEGYEARAILHEMDHLDGVLFTSKIEKYVTQEELDEMIRQQEEEDLL